The following are encoded in a window of Eleutherodactylus coqui strain aEleCoq1 chromosome 12, aEleCoq1.hap1, whole genome shotgun sequence genomic DNA:
- the THNSL1 gene encoding threonine synthase-like 1 → MASLRSLHSINNMSRFLFSKSLTHSKLRKLWLTTLSSIIGEKNLILMGPPGSGKTSVGREIGQKLGCPVIDVDDDVLEKTWNMSVSNKLQDVGDEQFLEEEGKALLKFSASGSVISLTGSNPLHPSSMEHAKKNGIVIYLDVQSQDIIERLERMKVDRIVGQRSGISIGDILQKRKHFYKKWHDVRVLCQEGDCVEVVADKVIDAVKRYQCVDSGTFVSTRSQNPSKKQSKFFGDVVIEGLVDDGGLYVPRSGLPRLTDREWRRLVKSSYVERAQIILERCIHPVDVPPVILGEILEKVYGDNFLCHKIAPVRHLSGNQYILELFHGPTASFKDLALQFMPHIFAYCIPKVCNYLVLVATSGDTGSAVLDGFSRLSDLDQRRIAVFCLYPENGISQVQKAQILTCQGKNGLAVGVESNFDFCQKTVKEMFTNPQFTGFLTAEYGTSLSTANSINWARLLPQIVYHASAYLDLVHQGVITFGSPVDVCIPTGNFGNIMAALYAKQMGIPIRKFICASNQNHILTDFIQSGLYDLRERKLLPSFSPAIDILKSSNLERYLHLLANQDGQLVNNLYSQLDSQGYFQLPDNLFRLLQQDLIGDWCSESDCLSAIRAVYGATGYILDPHTAVAKVVADRVQDRTCPVIISCTAHYSKFAPAILQALKIEEIKKNPLTQLHVLDSFHPLPPAHKSVVEMLKDRDNNKSHICQAESRHVMERVENYLQSLFLKVH, encoded by the coding sequence atggcgagtctccggagTCTGCATTCCATAAATAATATGTCTAGGTTTCTGTTCTCGAAATCCTTGACTCATTCCAAGCTAAGGAAACTATGGCTTACAACTCTCAGTTCCATTATCGGGGAGAAGAATTTGATTCTGATGGGGCCTCCAGGCTCTGGGAAGACCTCCGTTGGTAGAGAAATTGGGCAAAAACTTGGTTGCCCCGTTATAGATGTTGATGACGACGTCCTTGAAAAAACCTGGAATATGAGCGTCTCCAATAAGCTGCAGGATGTCGGTGATGAGCAATTTTTAGAAGAGGAAGGAAAAGCCCTTTTAAAGTTTTCAGCATCTGGAAGTGTAATTTCCCTTACGGGATCCAACCCTCTTCACCCTAGCAGCATGGAACACGCTAAGAAAAATGGAATAGTCATTTATCTTGATGTCCAGTCACAGGATATCATTGAGAGACTTGAACGAATGAAAGTTGATCGCATTGTTGGTCAAAGGTCCGGCATTTCAATTGGCGACATACTTCAGAAAAGGAAGCATTTTTATAAAAAGTGGCACGATGTGCGTGTACTTTGTCAGGAGGGAGATTGTGTAGAAGTCGTGGCTGACAAAGTGATTGATGCAGTTAAGAGATATCAATGTGTAGATTCTGGAACCTTTGTTTCTACAAGATCTCAAAACCCAAGCAAAAAACAATCAAAGTTCTTTGGCGATGTTGTGATCGAAGGCTTAGTCGATGATGGTGGACTTTATGTTCCTAGAAGTGGCCTTCCCCGACTCACTGATCGAGAATGGAGAAGACTTGTTAAATCATCTTACGTTGAACGGGCTCAGATAATATTGGAAAGGTGTATACATCCGGTTGACGTACCACCTGTCATTCTAGGGGAAATTCTTGAAAAAGTGTACGGTGACAACTTTCTTTGTCACAAAATTGCTCCGGTCAGACACTTGTCAGGCAATCAGTACATACTCGAATTATTTCATGGACCAACAGCTTCCTTCAAAGACTTGGCCTTACAGTTTATGCCTCATATTTTTGCCTATTGCATTCCAAAAGTGTGTAACTACCTAGTCCTAGTAGCAACATCTGGAGACACGGGTAGTGCGGTCCTAGATGGATTCAGTCGCCTCTCTGACCTTGACCAGCGGAGAATTGCCGTATTTTGTCTTTATCCAGAAAATGGAATAAGCCAAGTGCAAAAAGCACAAATTCTGACTTGCCAAGGAAAGAATGGATTAGCAGTGGGAGTCGAATCCAATTTTGATTTCTGTCAGAAAACTGTTAAAGAAATGTTTACTAATCCGCAATTCACCGGTTTTCTTACGGCCGAATATGGAACAAGTCTAAGTACGGCAAACTCCATCAACTGGGCCAGACTGCTTCCTCAGATTGTATACCATGCATCTGCCTATCTAGATCTGGTTCACCAAGGGGTTATCACCTTCGGATCCCCGGTCGATGTGTGTATTCCCACTGGAAACTTTGGCAACATCATGGccgcactttatgcaaaacaaatgGGAATTCCTATCCGTAAATTTATCTGTGCATCCAATCAAAATCATATTTTGACCGATTTTATCCAAAGTGGACTTTATGACCTCCGAGAAAGAAAATTGTTGCCATCCTTCTCTCCGGCTATTGATATCCTTAAATCTTCCAATTTAGAACGCTATTTGCATCTTCTTGCCAACCAAGATGGACAGCTAGTCAACAACCTCTATAGTCAGCTGGACAGTCAAGGCTATTTTCAGTTACCAGATAATTTATTCCGTCTTCTACAGCAGGACCTTATAGGTGACTGGTGCTCGGAGTCAGACTGCCTATCGGCAATCCGTGCCGTCTATGGTGCGACAGGATATATCCTGGACCCGCACACAGCTGTTGCCAAAGTAGTTGCAGACAGGGTGCAGGACCGTACTTGCCCCGTTATCATATCATGCACGGCTCATTACTCCAAGTTTGCACCTGCTATTTTACAAGCTCTAAAGATTGAAGAAATTAAGAAAAATCCATTAACTCAACTCCATGTGTTAGATTCCTTCCATCCGTTGCCTCCGGCGCACAAGTCTGTGGTAGAGATGCTTAAAGACAGGGACAATAACAAGAGCCATATATGCCAGGCGGAGTCGCGCCACGTTATGGAGCGTGTAGAAAACTACCTACAAAGTCTATTTTTGAAGGTTCACTAA